A window of the Bradyrhizobium diazoefficiens genome harbors these coding sequences:
- a CDS encoding adenylate/guanylate cyclase domain-containing protein, with amino-acid sequence MDVPGPERRLAAVLAADMVGFSRLMEADEAGTLARLKTHRIELIDPAIAKNHGRIIKTTGDGMLVEFHSIVDAVLCAAEIQSRMGRRNADVPPPRWMQFRIGINLGDVIVDQNDIFGDGVNVASRLEALAEPGGICISSAVRDQLGQRLDGVAFEDIGEQNVKNIVRPIRVYRIRLEEGPTSASDDTKGAAKATGMSKKPSIAVLPFANMSGDPEQEFFADGLTEDIITELSRFHDLLVISRNSTFVYKGKAVKVQDVGREFGVDYVIEGSVRKAGDRVRVTVQLIDAETDRHIWAERYDGELKDIFAIQDEMTRAIAATLPGRVEAATHDRANRKPTDNMVAYECVLAAKILHHRSNREDNARAQLLLDRALELDGNYAHAHAWKACVLGQTWVYNWCADRDATFQQVASELETTLILDDNDSDVHRILAALNLNRDDHDKAAYHQERALALNPNYDLVVVQQGELLTWLGRPEEGIDWIRKAMRLNPYHPERFWSHLGRAYYCAEKYAEAAEAFSRITRPDQTHHAFLAAIFAQMGNAVAAGAHAAEVLKREPSFSVANHLSTQHYKRDVDRQHYETGLRRAGLPA; translated from the coding sequence ATGGATGTGCCAGGCCCAGAGCGCAGGCTCGCCGCAGTCCTCGCGGCTGACATGGTCGGCTTTAGCCGGCTCATGGAGGCCGATGAGGCTGGCACGCTCGCGCGCCTCAAGACCCACCGGATCGAGCTCATCGATCCGGCCATTGCCAAAAATCACGGCCGCATCATCAAGACGACGGGCGACGGCATGCTCGTCGAATTCCATAGCATCGTCGACGCCGTGCTGTGCGCTGCTGAAATTCAGAGCCGGATGGGGCGACGCAACGCCGACGTCCCGCCGCCGCGATGGATGCAATTCCGCATCGGCATCAATCTGGGCGACGTGATCGTCGACCAGAACGATATATTCGGCGACGGCGTCAACGTCGCGTCGCGGTTGGAGGCACTGGCCGAGCCTGGAGGTATCTGCATCTCGAGCGCGGTGCGCGATCAGCTCGGCCAGCGCCTCGATGGCGTTGCATTCGAGGATATCGGCGAGCAGAACGTCAAGAACATCGTACGTCCGATCCGCGTCTACCGGATTCGACTGGAGGAGGGGCCAACAAGCGCATCAGACGACACGAAGGGCGCTGCAAAGGCGACCGGCATGTCGAAGAAGCCGTCCATCGCCGTGCTGCCCTTCGCCAATATGAGCGGCGACCCTGAGCAGGAGTTCTTTGCGGATGGCTTGACCGAAGACATCATCACCGAGCTCTCACGCTTCCACGACCTGTTGGTGATCTCCCGCAACTCGACCTTCGTGTACAAGGGCAAGGCGGTCAAGGTGCAGGACGTCGGCCGCGAATTCGGCGTCGACTACGTCATCGAGGGCAGTGTGCGAAAGGCCGGAGATCGCGTCCGCGTCACCGTGCAGCTGATCGATGCGGAAACCGACCGGCACATCTGGGCGGAACGCTACGACGGCGAGCTCAAGGACATCTTCGCGATCCAGGATGAGATGACCCGGGCGATCGCCGCCACGTTGCCCGGCCGCGTCGAGGCGGCCACGCACGATCGGGCGAACCGCAAGCCGACGGACAACATGGTGGCTTATGAATGCGTGCTGGCCGCAAAGATCTTACACCATCGCTCCAATCGCGAAGACAATGCGCGGGCCCAACTTCTGCTCGACCGGGCGCTCGAACTGGACGGGAATTATGCTCACGCTCACGCCTGGAAGGCGTGCGTCCTGGGCCAGACCTGGGTCTATAACTGGTGCGCGGATCGCGACGCCACCTTCCAGCAGGTTGCTTCAGAGCTGGAGACCACGCTGATCCTCGACGACAATGACAGCGACGTCCACCGCATCCTCGCTGCGCTCAATCTGAACCGCGACGACCATGACAAGGCCGCCTACCATCAGGAGCGGGCGCTCGCACTCAACCCGAACTATGATCTCGTGGTGGTGCAGCAGGGCGAACTGCTGACCTGGCTGGGACGGCCGGAAGAGGGCATCGACTGGATCAGGAAGGCGATGCGGCTCAACCCGTATCACCCGGAACGCTTCTGGAGCCATCTCGGACGCGCCTATTATTGTGCGGAGAAATACGCCGAAGCCGCCGAGGCTTTCTCACGGATCACGCGGCCCGATCAAACCCACCACGCGTTCCTTGCCGCGATCTTCGCCCAGATGGGCAACGCGGTTGCGGCCGGCGCTCACGCGGCCGAGGTTCTCAAGCGCGAGCCGTCGTTTTCAGTAGCCAATCATCTCTCCACCCAGCATTACAAGCGCGACGTTGACCGTCAGCACTACGAGACGGGCCTTCGCCGAGCTGGCCTGCCGGCCTGA
- a CDS encoding DUF2312 domain-containing protein, translating to MATTAAVRDDEPATKFAKDQLKSIIERIERLEEEKKAISDDIRDVYAESKGNGYDVKALRTIVRMRKQDPNERAEAETILETYMQALGMI from the coding sequence ATGGCCACCACCGCCGCCGTCCGCGACGACGAGCCCGCGACGAAATTTGCCAAGGATCAGCTCAAATCCATCATCGAGCGCATCGAGCGGCTGGAGGAAGAGAAGAAGGCGATTTCCGACGACATCCGCGACGTCTATGCCGAGAGCAAGGGCAACGGCTACGACGTCAAGGCGCTGCGCACCATCGTGCGCATGCGCAAGCAGGATCCCAACGAGCGCGCCGAGGCCGAGACGATTCTCGAGACCTACATGCAGGCGCTGGGGATGATCTGA
- a CDS encoding DUF1244 domain-containing protein: protein MAIDDKTRTELEAAAFRRLVDHLRERTDVQNIDLMNLAGFCRNCLSNWLKDAADAQGVPLSKDESREAVYGMPYETWKSKYQGTATPEQVEAMKKVHPHSH from the coding sequence ATGGCAATCGACGACAAAACCAGAACGGAGCTCGAGGCGGCCGCCTTCCGGCGCCTGGTCGATCATTTGCGTGAGCGGACGGACGTGCAGAACATCGATCTGATGAATCTGGCCGGCTTCTGCCGCAACTGCCTGTCCAACTGGCTCAAGGACGCCGCTGACGCGCAAGGCGTGCCCTTGAGCAAGGACGAGAGCCGGGAGGCCGTCTACGGCATGCCCTACGAGACCTGGAAGTCGAAGTACCAGGGCACGGCGACGCCCGAGCAGGTCGAGGCGATGAAGAAGGTCCATCCCCACAGCCACTGA
- a CDS encoding DUF1036 domain-containing protein: protein MIAESLRSPLHLLARLVPVLVVGLLCIWASPASADFRLCNNTSSRVGIALGYKDADGWTTEGWWNISSRSCETLLRGTLVARYYYIYAIDYDRGGEWSGQAFMCSRDKEFTIRGTEDCLARGYDRTGYFEVDTGEQRAWTVQLTDANEQPAQQRVPGMPGPVGPGGGVPGLPNNPPGGTPPAAPGLPPAPSPPSGNKP, encoded by the coding sequence ATGATCGCCGAATCTCTCCGCTCCCCCCTTCACCTGCTCGCCCGGTTGGTCCCGGTGCTGGTGGTTGGCCTGTTGTGCATCTGGGCCAGCCCGGCCTCGGCCGATTTCCGGCTTTGCAACAACACCTCGAGCCGGGTCGGCATTGCGCTTGGCTACAAGGATGCCGACGGATGGACCACCGAAGGCTGGTGGAACATCTCGTCCCGCTCCTGCGAGACGCTGCTGCGGGGAACGCTGGTCGCCCGCTACTATTACATCTACGCGATCGACTATGACCGCGGCGGCGAATGGTCGGGGCAGGCCTTCATGTGCTCGCGCGACAAGGAATTCACCATCCGCGGCACCGAGGACTGTTTGGCGCGCGGCTATGACCGGACCGGCTATTTCGAGGTCGATACCGGCGAGCAGCGGGCCTGGACGGTACAGCTCACCGATGCCAACGAGCAGCCTGCCCAGCAACGCGTCCCCGGGATGCCCGGCCCTGTCGGCCCGGGTGGCGGCGTTCCTGGTTTGCCCAATAACCCGCCCGGTGGTACGCCCCCCGCCGCGCCTGGCCTTCCGCCAGCCCCCTCGCCACCGTCTGGAAATAAACCATGA
- the pyk gene encoding pyruvate kinase, whose product MRRLRRIKILATLGPASSDLAMIRRLFEAGADVFRINMSHTPHDKMRELVATIRNVESSYGRPIGILVDLQGPKLRLGAFAEGAVQLQNGQTFTLDSDKTPGDANRVNLPHPEILAALRPGHALLLDDGKVRLIAEETTKEHAVTRVVVGGKMSDRKGVSLPDTDLPVSAMTPKDRADLEAALVTGVDWIALSFVQRADDVLEAKKMIRGRAAVMAKIEKPQAIDRLADIIEASDALMVARGDLGVELPLERVPSLQKQMTRMARRAGKPVVIATQMLESMIQSPVPTRAEVSDVATAVYEGADAIMLSAESAAGKFPVEAVSTMNRIGEEVERDPIYRSVLTAQRPAPESTAGDAIADAARQIAETLDLPALICWTSSGSTAVRVARERPKPPVVAITPNIQAGRRLAVVWGVHCVVAEDARDQDDMVSRAGQIAFRDGFVRAGQRVIIVAGVPLGIPGTTNMVRIASVGPEGDANI is encoded by the coding sequence ATGAGGCGTCTTCGCCGTATCAAGATTCTCGCGACCCTCGGACCTGCCTCCTCGGATCTCGCGATGATCCGCCGCCTGTTCGAGGCCGGCGCCGACGTGTTCCGCATCAACATGAGCCACACCCCGCATGACAAGATGCGGGAGCTGGTGGCGACGATCCGCAATGTCGAGAGCAGCTACGGCCGCCCGATCGGCATCCTGGTCGATCTCCAGGGCCCGAAGCTCCGGCTCGGCGCATTCGCGGAAGGCGCGGTCCAGCTCCAGAACGGCCAGACCTTCACGCTGGATTCCGACAAGACGCCGGGCGATGCCAACCGCGTCAATCTTCCTCACCCCGAGATTCTTGCAGCGCTCAGGCCCGGCCATGCGCTGCTGCTCGACGACGGCAAGGTGCGGCTGATCGCGGAGGAGACCACGAAAGAGCACGCGGTGACGCGCGTCGTGGTCGGCGGCAAGATGTCCGATCGCAAGGGCGTCAGCCTTCCGGATACGGACCTGCCGGTCTCGGCGATGACGCCGAAGGATCGCGCCGACCTCGAGGCCGCGCTGGTCACCGGCGTCGACTGGATCGCGCTGTCCTTTGTGCAGCGCGCTGACGACGTGCTCGAAGCCAAAAAGATGATCCGCGGCCGCGCCGCGGTCATGGCCAAGATCGAGAAGCCGCAGGCGATCGACCGCCTCGCCGACATCATCGAGGCCTCCGACGCGCTGATGGTGGCGCGCGGCGATCTCGGCGTCGAGCTGCCGCTGGAACGCGTGCCGAGCCTTCAAAAGCAAATGACGCGCATGGCGCGCCGCGCCGGCAAGCCGGTGGTGATCGCAACCCAGATGCTGGAATCGATGATCCAGTCGCCGGTGCCGACCCGCGCCGAAGTCTCCGACGTCGCCACTGCGGTCTACGAGGGCGCCGACGCCATCATGCTGTCGGCGGAATCGGCGGCCGGCAAATTCCCGGTCGAGGCGGTCTCGACCATGAACCGCATCGGCGAGGAGGTCGAGCGCGACCCGATTTATCGTTCCGTGCTCACCGCTCAGCGCCCCGCGCCGGAATCAACCGCGGGCGACGCCATCGCCGACGCCGCGCGGCAGATCGCCGAGACGCTGGACCTGCCCGCCCTGATCTGCTGGACCAGCTCAGGCTCGACCGCCGTGCGCGTGGCGCGCGAGCGGCCGAAGCCGCCGGTTGTGGCGATCACGCCGAACATCCAGGCCGGCCGCCGGCTGGCCGTCGTGTGGGGCGTGCATTGCGTGGTGGCGGAAGATGCGCGCGACCAGGACGACATGGTGAGCCGCGCCGGCCAGATCGCCTTCCGCGACGGTTTCGTCCGTGCCGGCCAGCGCGTGATCATCGTCGCCGGCGTCCCGCTCGGCATTCCCGGCACCACCAACATGGTGCGTATCGCTTCCGTCGGCCCCGAGGGCGACGCGAATATCTGA